The nucleotide window tgtaaccatcagatctcatgagatttattcactaccatgagaacagtatgggggaactgcccccaagattcaattatctcccactaggtTTCTCctacaatatgtgggaattacagcagtacaattcaagatgagatttgggtggggacacagagccaaactgtatcagctCCCGAGGTGTGGCCCATCCTCGGGGCCCCTATGAGGCCTACAGGAATCACTGCAAGCCCAACGCTTACTCTGTTCTGCACTGTTGGTGTAGAGGAGACTGGGAATTAGACCTAAGTATAAAGGCTCTGTCATTTCTAACAGACTCTCAGGAACCACACTTATAAACTGTAATACTAGAATCAGTCATCTTTAGTAAAGTTTTGGTGAAGGCTGAGGGCTCTCTGAACCCATCTTAACTAATATTCCGTTGTCCTTTTCTTGTTGCAGGACAGCAAGGCCTATGTGACCATTCTCTAAAATATTTAAGCTCGAGAGTCACAGAGCGGAAGCTGCAAGGCTCCTGGCTGCCTGCCAGCCGAGGGAATCTGGAGAAACCATTTCTGGGGCCACGTGGCCCCGTCTTGCCCTTGTTCTGCCCTCGGAATGGCCTTCACTCAGCACATCCTGAGAACAGCCCTCTGAAGCCCAGGGTCGTGACCGTGGTGAAGCTGGGTGGGCAGCGCCCCCGAAAGATCACCCTGCTCCTCAACAGGCGATCAGTGCAGACGTTCGAGCAGCTCTTAGCCGACATCTCAGAAGCCTTGGGCTCTCCCAGATGGAAGAATGACCGTGTGAGGAAACTGTTTAACCTCAAGGGCAGGGAAATCAGGAGCATCTCTGATTTCTTCAGGGAAGGGGATGCTTTCATAGCTATGGGCAAAGAACCACTGACACTGAAGAGCATTCAGGTGGCTGTAGAAGAACTGTACCCCAACAAAGCCCGGGCCCTGACACTGGCCCAGCACAGCCGTGCCCCTTCTCCAAGGCTGAGGAGCAGGCTGTTTAGCAAGGCTCTGAAAGGAGACCACCACTGTGGGGAGACTGAGACTCCCAAGAGCTGCAGCGAAGTTGCAGGATGCAAGGCAGCCATGAGGCACCAGGGGAAGATCCCCGAGGAGCTTTcactagatgacagagcaaggacCCAGAagaagtgggggagggggaaatgggaGCCGGAACCCAGTAGCAAGCCGCCCAGGGAAGCCACTCTAGAAGAGAGGCACGCAAGGGGAGAGAAGCACCTTGGGGTGGAGATTGAAAAAACCTCGGGTGAAATTATCAGATGTGAGAagtgcaagagagagagggagctcCAGCAGAGCCTGGAGCGTGAGAGGCTTTCTCTGGGGACCAGTGAGCTGGATATGGGGAAGGGCCCAATGTATGACGTGGAGAAGCTGGTGAGGACCAGAAGCTGCAGGAGGTCTCCCGAGGCAAATCCTGCAAGTGGGGAGGAAGGGTGGAAGGGTGACAGCCAGAGGAGCAGCCCCAGGAATCCCACTCAAGAGCTGAGGAGACCCAGCAAGAGCACGGACAAGAAAGAGGACAGAGGCCCAGAGGATCAAGAAAGCCATGCTCAGGGAGCAGCCAAGGCCAAGAAGGACCTTGTGGAAGTTCTTCCTGTCACAGAGGAGGGGCTGAGGGAGGTGAAGAAGGACACCAGACCCATGAGCAGGAGCAAACATGGTGGCTGGCTCCTGAGAGAGCACCAGGCGGGCTTTGAGAAGCTCCGCAGGACCcgaggagaagagaaggaggcagagaaggagaaaaagccaTGTATGTCTGGAGGCAGAAGGACGACTCTCAGAGATGACCAACCTGCAAAGCTAGAAAAGGAGCCCAAGACGAGGCCAGAAGAGAACAAGCCAGAGCGGCCCAGCGGTCGGAAGCTGCGGCCCATGGGCATCATTGCCGCCAATGTGGAAAAGCATTATGAGACTGGCCGGGTCATTGGGGACGGGAACTTTGCTGTTGTGAAGGAGTGCAGACACCGCGAGACCAGGCAGGCCTATGCGATGAAGATCATTGACAAGTCCAGACTCAAGGGCAAGGAGGACATGGTGGACAGTGAGATCTTGATCATCCAGAGCCTCTCTCACCCCAACATCGTGAAATTGCATGAAGTCTACGAAACAGACATGGAAATCTACCTGATCCTGGAGTACGTGCAGGGAGGAGACCTTTTTGATGCCATCATAGAAAGTGTGAAGTTCCCGGAGCCCGATGCTGCCCTCATGATCATGGACTTATGCAAGGCCCTCGTCCACATGCACGACAAGAGCATTGTCCACCGGGACCTCAAGCCGGAAAACCTTTTGGTAAGCCTTGACTTTTGATGATATGGGAGAGGGTGTTTTTAGAATATGGGATAAAATCGATATTAATTGTTTTATACTCTGTCACCTTTACACACTAGAATTTTACTTTTATGTTATTATAACATACTTGTTCCAGTATTTAAAACTATGGTTATAGGTCATAGGTTGCTGAGATAAATTAGTTTTGATTAACTTACGGAAAAAGAAACCttccaatttaaataaaatggaaaatgtctCTTCACCTCTGGGAgaaaaatgcttttgtcttgATAGTGACCACGTGGACTTAATTTCTTGGCACTTAGGTACTGGGATGCCTACTGATGGCAGCTTCCCCTCGAGGCTTTGTGTGCATCATCCACCCTCCCACTGAGATGCCACTTTGGTCTTTTTGAAGATAACGCTTTGCTAAGCAGCTCAAAAGGTGAAAAGGTGCAGCACTGTAAGGGTCTGTGTAAGGAGTGCCGATGAGGCTGGCTCTGGAGTCAGAtaacttgggtttgaatcctggctttctTAGTTGCTTGCTCTTAGATAAGTCCTTCATCTTGCTGGACCTTAGTTTCATCATTTTGTAAAAGAGAGACGGTAATAGTGCCTATTTTGGAAGGTTGCCTGCAGTTTGAgtatgggaaaaagaaaagcagcccCTGACAGCTGGGAGCTGGCCTGACACTCTTATCTCAGCtatgccattctcctgttgaGCATAAGCAATTTCACAGATCACAACATCAGATAAGGCCACTCTGACCATAATGGATCAAGACAAAAGCAAAACCCCTTTATACTGATGTCCAAATgcagataaaaataagaatattgtcCAAACCACAAATAAGGTCACATGTCCCCTTTGTGGCTGCTGTGAGTGACTGACTGTGTTGCTTCATCCTTCCTACCTTCATGTAAGAATTATTAAGATACCTGATTATAGAATTACCCCCACGTGCTGACACTATCCAGCCCAGAGCAAAACCCTGCTTTCATGAATCCTCCCCCAAAATTATCTAACACAGCCCACATGTTATCATGAGTCCTTTAAACATTCTCTTGCTTTGATTCCCAGATCCCAACAGTACGTGTTCTCCCTTATTGCAATGAGTCGGTAAACTTAGTGTGTTTGAGTACAAGTGTGTGCCAGGAGGTCTTTGTCAGGATGACACTGTCACCCTCTGGCACGTTCACCCACTTTCTTCTTTATAGCCCCAATCACCACTTGATAGAGTCtatatttgcctttctgtctccCTCCTCTTATTGGAGAGAAAGTTCCATGACAGCATGGACTTTGTTTCATTCAGATTGTGCTCCCAAACCTAGAACAGTTCTGTCACTTGGTCAACATTTAATACACATCAGTTGTATGAATGCCTAAAGGCCATACCATGCTGCCTGGGAAACAGCAAGAACTCCATCAGTGGCAGAGACTATCACtattattacattaaaaacaacCCTGATATCAAGGTGAGTATCATGAGTAAGCATTCGAAGTCACATCATTGCAGATAAAGCAATAGTGAATGAACACAGTGATTTTGATGGGCCATATTTTGGCGGGAAGCTGGGAAGGTGGGGGAAAGAATTTAcactgttttctttaatttccatggCCGTAGCCTCAGCCTGGAGACACCATCCCAGTTGCATTCGCCTGTCTGTAAACTGCTCTCACAAGCAGGTGAAACACTGAGTGAGTCAAGCTAATTATCCGGTGAAATGAGGTCTACGTTGACCACTAGGTCGAGCAaccttgtttttgtgtttttgtcctAACTCATAGAATTCCAGAAGCAGTTTGACTGGTTGGATGAGTGGTCTGAATTACCATCAAATAACTCTCTTTGAACAATTTCATTTTTTGCATTAGCTGgatgtctttttcctttctttactcGCTTTTTGATTCTTCCTGTCTTTAGGTTCTGAGCCCAGATGTCTTCCATGTGCAATGTACTGTACACTCTTTATTATGGACACTTTGGAATTGCGACAGAGCAGTGTTCTTTAACAACTCTCTGCTTCTTTCACCAAATTGTCTAAGCAGGAGAGATCCCTTTGGAGGCCTGAGGAGGTCTCACAAGCTGAACATTTCAGTCATGTGCCTACTATAGCATTATAACAGTTATACAAGTTCTCAGCTATGTGGAATGAGatgattttcttttagagacagttagcttagtttgcattttctaacaAGATCCTGGAACCGGTCAGTTGAGTTGACCCATCTCTTGGGCAATAGAAGCTCTCATTTGTGTGAAGGGTTTTATCAgctatttttgagatggagaaagTCAGCACTGTTATAGATCACGTGGAGGGTGGTTTGAGGAAGTAGGAAAACAGCAAGGAATATGTTTAATATGGACAAGCTACTTGCCTCTGGGTAGTTCTTCATGGTTTAAATGTCAGTACATGCATGTTTTAGTGCTCTGGGGCAatggaattgtgtgtgtgtgtgagagagagagagacagagagagaaagagagagagagaaggcaaacTACAGAGTGGTTATAATTTTTTCAGTCTAAATGCATGAGCTTTTGTTTATTGGAATTGATCGTAATTGATATGTAgaccctttcttttttctgattttgaagaaagcccatatatatatatatatatatatttcaaataaaaaaactttttttgtggtGGTATGGCTTCTTCAGAAACTGTAGAAAGCTACATATTTGAGCCATCTTATGTGGAATAGgttaatatatttgttttcctGTGGATAATTTGTCAGCTTGCATTTATCAAAATGGACAGGTCTGGCACATTTATAAAACATGCTTATCCTTTTTCTGGGTGAGTAAAGTTTAACATATTGTTATGTCAGAAGTCTAAATGCTATCTGATGTCAGCGCTTTTTGGTTTTTCAGACAGAGGTAGAGATAATGTTGGATTGACAGTTGACTCATTGTCTGGGTTTAGCAAGATGTTATCTCTAAAGTTGCTGATATAATTACATTGCAAATTTGTTTGGCCttctaagatttaaaatattaataaatatcacATTGGTGACTGTTGTCCATAAGTTGGTGTTCTTCAGTTGCCTTTAATTTAGTGTTTTGCACTTATGTTGAGCTTTATATTGTCAAACTAATTGTTTCTTCCTTTAATGGATGGCTGCTGTGTCTGTTAAGACCTGTCTTTGTTAAGCTTCGGGAAGTGATTATGTCAGAACTAACTTTTGATTACACGGCTGATTGTAAGTGTTGCTGCTTTTAGAGACTATCTGTATGTGCTAAAAGCTCCTAATGAATATAGTAAGCTTTCATGTTTTAATCAACAGAAATATTTATATCTGATAATTGTGCCCTAGAGTAAAATTTTAGGCCTATATTACTGAGTTTATCTATTTCTACTGATTACATTTCCTGATAAGATGATGGTGCTCTTCTTCCCTTAGGGTTATTTAGACTCCTGAGATCTTACAAAAGAAGTTTTAATTATAAGAATTTCCAGCTTGCAGAAATACCAGTGTTAATTTCTGCTTCTGCCAGTGTGTGCTCCTTGGAGGAGTTGGAATATGCTGGGTGGTGTTGGCTGGGCTCTGGGGAAGGAAGTGGGGAAGCAAACAGGAGCTGGAATAGTGATGTTGATGATTAGACCAGCTCACACAGGGTGGAAGGGCACAGGCCAGGTTATTTATAGCTGATGGCTGAGAGATTATATCCAGCAAAGAAAGCTGGGTGAGCGGGATGGGGGAAGGGACTGAGGAGGTGTCAGACATGAGCATCGAGCACGGTCATTTGAGAACATTTCTTCCAGaataagaggaggagaaggatgtGTTCCTGCACTGgaaacagagtggaaaggaatgagcagGGTGGGCATGCTGCTACACCTCCACTAGCATATAGGATGTTCATGTCTCCAATTCTGCTACTGCCCCCAGACTAGCTGTTACAGCCCTGGAGTGCTGGGAGCAGAGATCTCTGAAATCCAGgagagatggtggtggtgatggtgggaaCAGGTCTCAGCTTGGTCAAGGACAAAGGTTGTACCCTCTTTCTGGCCTCCTGCTGGTTCTAGGAAGAAACGGGCTTGTCTGTATATTTACTGGTGAATATGACTAGGACAGGGCAGTGACTGGTGTCCCTAAGGGTGGCAGGGAAAATCTAGAAGGATAAAGAGTAGCCGGCCACACTTCCTGCTCATTCTCCCTTTACCATGAACCTTTTCAATCATTTTCTTGGTCTGAATTCTGTaagttctttttctcttctattttgctATACAAGAAGGACTCACTGATTATTGCTATGGTAGTCACTGGTTCAGCAATGCATAATTCTCCTTGATCAGCAAGATTTCTCTTCCAACAGCTTCAATTTCAATCTCCTTTCCCTTAGCTTCCAAGACAGAGGTATTCATGTCTTCTCATTAATAGTCCAAGTATTCATGAATGTATTTATACCCCAAtcacattaattaaaaaaactagtAACAACTATGAAGTATACTTAAGCtctacttaataaaataaataaatgtgaatttcagCAATAACATGAAATTACCAAAGAAAAAGTACAGTGACACAAGTCTTTAGGTCATTGGCCAATTTTGATCGAGTCAGTGAGAATGCTGTTATATAAGAGATTGAACTCCTCTGGAGAACTGCGGGGTATATTCCTGTCAGAAATCATTGCAGTTATGACTGTAGGTTTACATTGGTAAGACAGGCTCTCAGTATCCATTTCAGCAATTTCCAGGACAATAATAGTATCTGTACACTCAGTGAACTTATGTATTTCCAGTGTTTGGCCACATAGGCAGATTTTACAGGAAATTTCTCAAAGTCTTCAAAATTGTAGATACTGGATCATCTTGAGGATTGAGGTTTTCCTTCCTCTGTAAGTTCCTTTCGAAACATCCACCTAAAAGGATAGGTGTCTAATAAGTTACTGTCTGTAGTAAattatcaacaacaaaaacaattttaaagcatGGTTCCTATTTATCAACTTGGTGGATATCTTCTAAAACTGTGACCTCATTTCATCAAGGAGGACTGAAGTTCAGGTCATTTGGTAAAGGAACATAACAGCACCTTCCTTTAGTCTGCTTAATTCCTGTGTTCGTGTATGTTATCACCTCTCTAAAAGAGTATATTCTTGTGAGCCATTTGAGGGTCTAAGATTAACTTTCTTAAAACTCTTTAAGGGCATTCGGTTGCTCTTAAGCTGAGGAAACAGCTTAGTAAATCTCTTCAAGTTTCTGAGGTCTAAGGTCTAGTTGTCTAATTGCAACAGAAACCCTCAGGTTCTGGTTCATCTTGTGGAAGTCCCACATGTTAGGGGTTatgtgaggggagggagaagagaaggagtgACGATTCCGCAGCCATGGTCCCagcaagagatgatggtggcttggtcTTGGGGACTGCAGTAAAGATGGGGAGAAGTGGTCATCCTAAGGGTAAAGACAAGACTTGTGAGTGGATTGAATGCGGTGGATGAGGAAAGAGAAGACTCAAGGGTAACAGATGTTTATGACCTGAAGCTGGATCAGTCGTGGCCCCATCTTTCTAAAGGAGGAGGGTGGTTTCTGTGTAGTTATGGGGATAAGAGTCTGACTGAGTTaggatagaatggaaggtggaatactgTAGACAGTGTGTATAGACACCTCTttcaagggtgtgtgtgtgtgtgtgtgcgcgcacaaaGGAGATCATAGAAATGGACAGTAGCTAAAGAGGGATGCAGAGAAAATAagggttgtgtttttttttaagttgggagATATGACAGCATCTTTATGTGATGATGGAGCCATTCTCTGGGTTGGGGAACTGTGGGAGAGAAGCAGGGTCGAGGTGAAATCAGTTTCCAGCATGTTGAATTTGAGATGGTCATCTGATTGGATGACTAGGTGGTGAAGTAAAGTGTACTGTGAAATATGAGGCTATCAAGTTCAGGAAACACCTACAGTCCGAAGTCCATTCCTTCATCAGCTGGGCTGGCCACCTCTGACCAGACACTGGACTAAAAAGAGCATTACAGTGACTTCTTTGCTCAGAGCTGCCATTAGCTTCCCTTCACATTCACATTCAGAATAAAAGCCAAGGTCATTTCCATGGCCTGGAAGGTCTTATATGATGTGGACTCCATCTTCCTCTCAAAGCCACTCTCCAGCCACTCAGCTCCTCACTCGCCCTGCTCCTGCCCCTGCTTGCTACATCAAACCATGCATGCCCCTCGGCCTTCGCATTTGCTGTTTCTTCTACCTGAAAACTTGCTCCTCACATCTTAATATGGCTCACCCCTGCCTTCTTTCAGATGTTACTTCCTCAGTGAGTCCT belongs to Pongo pygmaeus isolate AG05252 chromosome 2, NHGRI_mPonPyg2-v2.0_pri, whole genome shotgun sequence and includes:
- the DCLK3 gene encoding serine/threonine-protein kinase DCLK3 codes for the protein MPAATPAPQPPPPPARPAPACPARPAPGQQGLCDHSLKYLSSRVTERKLQGSWLPASRGNLEKPFLGPRGPVLPLFCPRNGLHSAHPENSPLKPRVVTVVKLGGQRPRKITLLLNRRSVQTFEQLLADISEALGSPRWKNDRVRKLFNLKGREIRSISDFFREGDAFIAMGKEPLTLKSIQVAVEELYPNKARALTLAQHSRAPSPRLRSRLFSKALKGDHHCGETETPKSCSEVAGCKAAMRHQGKIPEELSLDDRARTQKKWGRGKWEPEPSSKPPREATLEERHARGEKHLGVEIEKTSGEIIRCEKCKRERELQQSLERERLSLGTSELDMGKGPMYDVEKLVRTRSCRRSPEANPASGEEGWKGDSQRSSPRNPTQELRRPSKSTDKKEDRGPEDQESHAQGAAKAKKDLVEVLPVTEEGLREVKKDTRPMSRSKHGGWLLREHQAGFEKLRRTRGEEKEAEKEKKPCMSGGRRTTLRDDQPAKLEKEPKTRPEENKPERPSGRKLRPMGIIAANVEKHYETGRVIGDGNFAVVKECRHRETRQAYAMKIIDKSRLKGKEDMVDSEILIIQSLSHPNIVKLHEVYETDMEIYLILEYVQGGDLFDAIIESVKFPEPDAALMIMDLCKALVHMHDKSIVHRDLKPENLLVQRNEDKSTTLKLADFGLAKHVVRPIFTVCGTPTYVAPEILSEKGYGLEVDMWAAGVILYILLCGFPPFRSPERDQDELFNIIQLGHFEFLPPYWDNISDAAKDLVSRLLVVDPKKRYTAHQVLQHPWIETAGKTNTVKRQKQVSPSSEGHFRSQHKRVVEQVS